From the Vibrio metoecus genome, one window contains:
- the ilvE gene encoding branched-chain-amino-acid transaminase, producing MATKTADYIWFNGEMIPWANATVHVLTHAMHYGTSVFEGVRCYNTPKGPIIFRHREHAQRLLDSAKIYRFPIPYSIETIMEATRETLRVNKLDNAYIRPLAYVGNVGLGVCPPVGTEMDLMIAAFPWGAYLGEEALENGVDAMVSSWHRAAPNTIPTAAKAGGNYLSSLLVGGEARRHGYAEGIALSVDGYLSEGAGENIFVVKNGVILTPPTTSSILPGITRDSIMTLARDMGYEVREANISREALYLADEIFMTGTAAEVVPVRSVDKITVGSGKRGPITKVVQDAYFGLFKGTTEDKWGWLDYVYPEAK from the coding sequence ATGGCAACAAAAACTGCTGATTACATTTGGTTCAATGGCGAGATGATCCCATGGGCGAATGCGACCGTTCACGTACTCACCCATGCAATGCACTACGGCACTTCGGTGTTTGAGGGCGTTCGCTGCTACAACACTCCAAAAGGCCCTATCATCTTCCGCCATCGCGAACACGCGCAGCGCCTGCTTGATTCTGCCAAAATCTACCGCTTTCCAATCCCTTATTCGATTGAGACCATCATGGAAGCGACGCGCGAAACCTTACGCGTGAACAAACTCGATAACGCTTACATTCGCCCATTGGCGTATGTGGGTAACGTGGGTCTCGGCGTGTGCCCGCCAGTCGGCACCGAAATGGATCTGATGATTGCCGCTTTCCCTTGGGGTGCTTACCTCGGTGAAGAAGCGCTAGAAAATGGCGTGGATGCCATGGTTTCAAGCTGGCATCGCGCTGCACCGAACACCATTCCAACCGCGGCAAAAGCGGGTGGTAACTACCTATCTTCTCTACTGGTTGGTGGTGAAGCACGTCGCCACGGTTACGCGGAAGGTATTGCGCTGAGTGTAGATGGTTATCTTTCTGAAGGTGCGGGCGAAAACATTTTCGTGGTGAAAAACGGCGTGATCCTGACGCCACCGACCACCAGCTCAATCCTGCCGGGTATCACCCGTGATTCGATCATGACGCTGGCACGCGACATGGGTTATGAAGTGCGCGAAGCCAACATCTCGCGTGAAGCACTCTATCTGGCTGATGAGATTTTCATGACCGGCACCGCCGCCGAAGTGGTTCCTGTGCGTAGTGTGGATAAGATCACCGTTGGCTCAGGTAAACGCGGCCCAATCACCAAAGTGGTACAAGATGCTTACTTTGGCCTGTTCAAAGGCACCACGGAAGATAAGTGGGGCTGGTTGGATTACGTTTACCCAGAAGCGAAGTAA
- the ilvM gene encoding acetolactate synthase 2 small subunit: protein MQRYLLDIKADDKPVLLERVLRVTRHRGFVIKQVAATQNHESKIASVEIIVDSDRPITTLTNQIEKLWDVRTVEVTAIRNDELPNNNLQQKICA, encoded by the coding sequence ATGCAACGTTATCTACTCGATATTAAAGCGGACGATAAACCGGTTTTATTAGAGCGCGTTTTGCGCGTGACGCGTCATCGTGGATTTGTCATCAAGCAAGTCGCGGCAACACAAAATCATGAAAGCAAAATCGCCAGCGTTGAGATCATTGTCGACAGTGACAGACCGATCACGACCCTGACCAATCAAATTGAAAAACTGTGGGATGTGCGTACTGTGGAAGTCACAGCGATCAGAAATGACGAGCTGCCCAATAACAATTTACAACAAAAGATTTGCGCATAA
- the ilvG gene encoding acetolactate synthase 2 catalytic subunit, whose amino-acid sequence MTGAQLVVAALKQQGIKTVFGYPGGAIMPIYDALYDGGVEHILCRHEQGAAMAAIGMARSTQQVAVCMATSGPGATNLVTGLADAFLDSVPLVAITGQVASSHIGTDAFQEMDVIGMSLSCTKHSYLVTDINELAPTLAEAFEVAKTGRPGPVLVDIAKDVQLGKAPVSALPSFTPPAMPHVDATQLANAQALLAQSKRPVLYVGGGVQLANATDTVREFLRLNPMPSVSTLKGLGTIERHDPHYLGMLGMHGTKAANLIVQECDLLIAVGARFDDRVTGKLDTFAPHAKVIHIDIDAAEFNKLRHAHAALRGDINLILPQLELSHDISPWVHRSESLRSGFKWRYDHPGDNIFAPLLLKQLSDMMPDSSIVSTDVGQHQMWAAQHIQPRAPQNFISSAGLGTMGFGLPAAMGAAVARPDDQSILISGDGSFMMNVQELGTLKRRQIPVKMVLLDNQRLGMVRQWQSLFFDGRHSETILDDNPDFVMLAKAFNIPGKTISRKEEVEPALREMLASKTAYLLHVLIDEEENVWPLVPPGASNTDMLENT is encoded by the coding sequence ATGACCGGAGCACAGTTAGTCGTTGCCGCATTAAAACAGCAGGGCATCAAAACCGTTTTTGGTTACCCTGGTGGCGCTATCATGCCGATTTATGATGCGCTGTATGACGGAGGTGTCGAGCACATCCTCTGCCGCCATGAACAAGGTGCGGCCATGGCTGCGATTGGTATGGCGCGCTCAACTCAACAAGTCGCGGTGTGCATGGCCACATCTGGCCCCGGCGCCACCAACTTGGTGACAGGTTTGGCCGATGCCTTTCTTGATTCGGTTCCGCTGGTCGCCATCACTGGGCAAGTTGCCAGCTCACACATAGGCACCGATGCGTTTCAAGAGATGGATGTGATCGGCATGTCGCTCTCTTGTACCAAACACAGCTACTTAGTCACCGACATCAACGAGCTGGCACCAACTCTGGCAGAAGCGTTTGAAGTTGCAAAAACTGGTCGTCCCGGCCCAGTGTTGGTAGACATCGCCAAAGACGTACAGCTCGGCAAAGCGCCGGTCTCCGCTTTGCCAAGCTTTACTCCCCCCGCCATGCCACATGTGGATGCTACACAGCTAGCCAACGCACAAGCTCTGCTCGCGCAAAGTAAACGCCCTGTATTGTATGTGGGTGGCGGTGTACAACTGGCGAATGCAACAGACACAGTGCGTGAGTTTTTACGCCTAAACCCTATGCCTTCAGTCAGCACACTCAAAGGCTTAGGAACCATCGAGCGTCACGACCCACACTATCTTGGCATGCTGGGCATGCACGGCACCAAAGCGGCAAACTTAATCGTACAAGAGTGTGATTTGCTGATCGCGGTTGGCGCGCGTTTCGATGACCGCGTGACAGGCAAGCTCGATACCTTTGCGCCTCATGCCAAAGTGATCCATATCGATATCGATGCCGCCGAGTTCAACAAACTGCGTCATGCCCATGCTGCACTGCGCGGTGATATCAACCTCATCCTGCCGCAGTTGGAACTGAGCCACGATATTTCACCTTGGGTGCATCGTAGTGAGAGCCTGCGTAGCGGGTTCAAATGGCGCTACGATCATCCGGGCGACAACATCTTCGCACCACTGCTGCTCAAGCAACTGTCGGACATGATGCCGGACTCTTCGATTGTCTCGACCGATGTCGGCCAACACCAAATGTGGGCAGCGCAGCACATTCAGCCACGCGCACCACAAAACTTCATCTCGTCCGCAGGTCTTGGCACCATGGGCTTTGGTTTACCGGCGGCAATGGGTGCTGCGGTTGCGCGTCCTGACGATCAATCGATCCTGATCAGCGGTGATGGCTCTTTCATGATGAACGTGCAAGAACTCGGTACGCTCAAGCGTCGCCAGATCCCCGTCAAAATGGTGCTGCTGGATAACCAACGTTTAGGCATGGTGCGCCAATGGCAGTCACTGTTTTTTGATGGTCGCCACAGCGAAACCATTTTGGATGACAACCCAGATTTCGTGATGCTGGCCAAAGCCTTCAACATCCCCGGCAAAACCATCAGCCGCAAAGAAGAAGTCGAACCTGCATTACGTGAAATGCTGGCTAGCAAGACCGCTTATCTGCTGCACGTGCTGATTGATGAAGAAGAGAACGTGTGGCCATTGGTGCCACCGGGCGCATCCAACACTGACATGCTTGAGAACACCTAG
- a CDS encoding YifB family Mg chelatase-like AAA ATPase has product MGLAIIHSRASIGVQAPPVTVEVHISNGMPGFTLVGLPETTVKESRDRVRSAIINSRFEFPAKRITVNLAPADLPKEGGRFDLPIALGILAASDQIARTKLESCEFIGELALSGEIRGVKGVLPAALAANQVHRCLVVPHCNGDQAALVGSERHKSAQSLLEVCADLCGQQNLSLFQSAPSVLEIPTTRDLQDIIGQQQGKRALEIAAAGNHNLLFLGPPGTGKTMLASRLCDLLPEMSDEEAMETASIASLTQQEINQHNWKLRPFRAPHHSSSMAALVGGGTIPRPGEISLAHNGLLFLDEMPEFERKVLDSLREPLESGEIVISRAQGKTRFPARFQLVGALNPSPTGYYEGSQARANPQSILRYLSRLSGPLLDRFDMSIEIPALPKGTLANGGDRGESTAAVRQRVLAARERMLVRSGKVNSLLQSREIEQYCPLVKTDAEFLESALHRLGLSIRAYHRIIKVARTIADLQGEAQIARPHLAEALGYRAMDRLLKQLSAQNV; this is encoded by the coding sequence ATGGGACTTGCGATCATTCATAGCCGCGCCAGTATTGGCGTGCAGGCACCTCCGGTTACGGTTGAGGTTCACATCAGTAATGGAATGCCGGGGTTTACCTTAGTTGGGTTGCCGGAAACCACGGTAAAAGAGTCACGCGATCGAGTGCGTAGTGCGATCATTAATTCTCGGTTTGAGTTTCCAGCGAAACGCATTACGGTCAATTTAGCCCCTGCAGATCTGCCTAAAGAGGGAGGGCGTTTTGATTTGCCGATTGCACTTGGCATTTTGGCAGCCTCGGATCAAATTGCGCGAACTAAGCTCGAAAGTTGCGAATTTATTGGTGAACTGGCGCTATCGGGTGAAATTCGTGGCGTGAAAGGGGTATTGCCTGCCGCACTCGCGGCTAATCAAGTCCATCGCTGTTTAGTGGTGCCACACTGTAATGGCGATCAGGCGGCGTTAGTCGGGAGTGAGCGGCATAAATCTGCGCAAAGCTTATTGGAAGTATGTGCCGATCTGTGTGGACAGCAGAACCTGTCGTTATTTCAAAGTGCACCAAGTGTGTTGGAGATACCAACTACCCGCGATTTACAGGATATTATTGGTCAGCAACAGGGTAAGCGTGCGTTAGAAATCGCAGCGGCTGGCAATCACAACCTGCTGTTTCTCGGCCCTCCTGGGACGGGTAAAACTATGCTCGCTTCACGGCTGTGCGATTTACTGCCAGAAATGAGTGATGAAGAGGCGATGGAAACAGCCTCTATTGCGTCCCTCACGCAGCAAGAGATTAACCAACACAACTGGAAGCTACGCCCTTTTCGTGCGCCGCACCATTCAAGCTCAATGGCGGCTTTAGTCGGTGGCGGCACCATTCCGCGCCCCGGTGAAATCTCGCTTGCCCATAATGGTCTGCTGTTTTTGGACGAAATGCCGGAGTTTGAGCGTAAAGTGTTGGATTCACTGCGTGAACCGTTGGAATCAGGCGAGATCGTGATTTCTCGCGCGCAGGGGAAAACCCGTTTTCCAGCACGCTTTCAATTAGTCGGCGCGTTAAATCCAAGCCCCACGGGTTATTACGAGGGCAGTCAGGCGCGTGCCAATCCGCAGAGTATTTTGCGCTATTTGAGTCGGCTCTCTGGCCCTTTGTTGGATCGCTTTGATATGTCGATAGAGATCCCTGCCTTACCGAAGGGCACCTTGGCCAATGGTGGTGATCGTGGTGAATCGACTGCGGCTGTGCGCCAGCGAGTGTTGGCTGCTCGGGAGCGAATGCTTGTACGTTCTGGTAAGGTGAATTCCTTGCTGCAAAGCCGAGAAATTGAACAATATTGTCCTTTGGTCAAAACTGATGCCGAATTTTTGGAAAGTGCGCTGCATCGCTTGGGTTTATCGATTCGGGCTTACCACCGCATCATTAAAGTGGCGCGAACCATAGCGGATTTGCAAGGTGAAGCGCAGATCGCTCGTCCACATTTGGCCGAGGCGTTGGGCTATCGAGCCATGGACCGCTTACTCAAACAGCTCAGTGCGCAAAACGTCTAG
- a CDS encoding acyltransferase produces the protein MLAYLLLALNVTFVVLNSALHSLLICFIALIKLLLPSAAWKAHATQAANWVMWSWASVNAWVLQLSNRVEWDIQGGETLSKQGWYLLISNHLSWTDIVVLCCVFKDRIPMPKFFLKQQLLYVPFIGMACWALDMPFMRRYSREYLLRNPHKRGQDLATTRRSCEKFRSVPTTVVNYVEGTRFNSQKQQRCGMGYQHLLQPKTGGIAYTLAAMGEQFEHIIDVTLAYPDNRAKPFRDLLMGRMQRIVVHIDLLPVDDQVQGDYFTDKQFKRQFQLWLSDVWQRKDQRLEQIYKAD, from the coding sequence ATGTTGGCTTACTTGCTCCTTGCGCTGAATGTGACTTTCGTGGTGCTGAACTCGGCACTCCATTCGCTGCTGATCTGCTTTATTGCTTTGATTAAACTCTTGCTGCCGTCAGCGGCATGGAAAGCGCATGCCACACAAGCCGCAAACTGGGTGATGTGGTCATGGGCGAGTGTAAACGCTTGGGTTTTGCAGCTTTCCAATCGGGTTGAGTGGGATATTCAAGGCGGTGAAACCCTAAGTAAGCAGGGGTGGTATCTGCTGATTTCCAATCACCTGAGTTGGACGGATATTGTGGTGCTGTGTTGCGTGTTTAAAGACCGTATCCCGATGCCGAAATTTTTCCTCAAACAGCAACTGCTGTATGTACCATTCATTGGCATGGCCTGTTGGGCGCTGGATATGCCGTTTATGCGCCGCTACTCGCGTGAGTATTTGCTGCGTAATCCGCACAAACGCGGTCAAGATTTAGCGACGACGCGCCGTTCGTGTGAAAAATTCCGCTCGGTTCCCACCACCGTCGTAAACTATGTGGAAGGGACGCGTTTTAACTCACAGAAGCAGCAACGTTGCGGCATGGGTTATCAGCATTTATTGCAGCCGAAAACTGGTGGCATTGCCTACACGTTAGCCGCAATGGGTGAGCAGTTCGAGCATATTATTGATGTGACCTTAGCTTATCCCGATAACCGAGCAAAACCGTTTCGTGATTTATTGATGGGGCGTATGCAGCGTATTGTGGTACACATTGATTTGCTACCCGTTGATGATCAGGTGCAAGGTGATTATTTCACCGACAAGCAGTTTAAACGTCAGTTTCAGTTATGGTTGAGTGATGTTTGGCAACGTAAAGATCAGCGCTTAGAGCAGATTTATAAAGCCGATTAG
- a CDS encoding thiol:disulfide interchange protein DsbA/DsbL yields the protein MKKLFALVATLMLSVSAYAAQFKEGEHYQVLKTPVSSTPMVSEFFSFYCPHCNTFEPIIAQLKQQLPEGAKFQKNHVSFMGGAMGKAMSKAYATMIALEVEDKMVPVMFNRIHTLRKPPKDEQELRQIFLDEGVDAAKFDAAYNSFAVDSMVRRFDKLFQDSGLTGVPAVIVNNRYLVQGQSVKSLDEYFELVNFLLTQKQ from the coding sequence ATGAAAAAGCTGTTTGCCCTGGTTGCAACTCTGATGTTAAGCGTTTCAGCCTATGCCGCTCAATTTAAAGAAGGCGAACATTATCAAGTACTGAAAACGCCGGTATCTTCTACGCCGATGGTCAGTGAGTTTTTCTCATTCTACTGCCCGCACTGTAACACTTTCGAACCTATTATTGCTCAACTGAAACAGCAGTTACCTGAAGGCGCTAAATTCCAAAAAAACCACGTCTCTTTCATGGGCGGTGCGATGGGTAAAGCGATGAGCAAAGCTTACGCGACCATGATTGCACTCGAAGTGGAAGATAAAATGGTGCCGGTGATGTTTAACCGCATTCATACGCTACGTAAACCACCAAAAGATGAACAAGAACTGCGTCAAATCTTCCTCGATGAAGGGGTAGATGCAGCAAAATTTGATGCCGCTTATAACAGTTTTGCGGTTGACTCTATGGTTCGCCGTTTTGACAAACTGTTCCAAGACAGTGGTTTAACGGGCGTTCCTGCCGTCATCGTCAACAATCGCTATCTAGTGCAAGGTCAATCCGTAAAGTCGCTTGATGAATATTTTGAACTGGTGAATTTCTTGCTGACTCAAAAGCAGTAA
- a CDS encoding serine/threonine protein kinase, which yields MTQATFHFDALTPDLIWYALESIGIRAESGFLPLNSYENRVYQFTDEERRRFVVKFYRPQRWTNEQIQEEHDFALELEQEEIPIVPPLNINGATLHYYQGYRFALFTSMGGRQYEVDNEEHLEWVGRFLGRIHKVGASKPFIHRPSLSLDEYLHQPRHILEYSHCIPAHLQRVFFHDLDLLIAEIKQHWVPTQPQIRLHGDCHPGNILWRDGPMFVDLDDARNGPAIQDLWMLLHGDRQEKLLQLDILLEGYQEFCDFNHQELKLIEPLRGLRMVHYMAWLAKRWQDPAFPIAFPWFNDAKYWENQILAFKEQIAALQESPLSLQPQW from the coding sequence ATGACCCAAGCCACTTTTCATTTTGATGCTTTAACTCCAGATCTCATTTGGTATGCGCTGGAGAGTATCGGTATTCGCGCCGAGTCTGGATTTTTGCCACTCAACAGCTATGAAAACCGCGTTTACCAATTTACAGATGAAGAACGTCGTCGCTTTGTGGTGAAGTTCTATCGTCCCCAACGCTGGACTAACGAACAGATCCAAGAAGAGCATGATTTCGCCTTAGAACTAGAGCAAGAAGAGATCCCAATCGTTCCGCCACTGAACATCAATGGTGCCACCCTGCATTACTACCAAGGCTACCGTTTTGCCCTGTTTACCAGTATGGGCGGCCGCCAATACGAAGTGGATAACGAAGAACACTTAGAATGGGTTGGGCGCTTCTTAGGTCGCATTCACAAAGTCGGGGCGAGCAAGCCATTTATCCATCGCCCTTCGCTCTCGCTGGATGAATATCTGCATCAACCAAGGCACATCCTTGAGTACAGCCACTGTATTCCCGCCCATTTACAGCGGGTATTTTTTCATGATCTTGATCTCTTGATCGCGGAAATCAAGCAGCATTGGGTACCCACCCAACCTCAGATCCGCCTGCATGGAGACTGTCACCCTGGCAACATTCTGTGGCGTGATGGCCCAATGTTTGTCGATTTGGACGACGCGCGTAACGGTCCAGCAATTCAAGACTTATGGATGCTATTGCATGGTGATCGCCAAGAAAAACTACTGCAATTGGATATCTTGCTTGAAGGTTACCAAGAGTTTTGCGATTTTAATCACCAAGAATTGAAACTAATCGAGCCTTTGCGTGGTCTACGCATGGTGCACTACATGGCATGGCTCGCAAAACGTTGGCAAGATCCGGCTTTTCCTATCGCGTTTCCTTGGTTTAATGATGCGAAATACTGGGAAAATCAGATCCTCGCTTTTAAAGAGCAGATTGCCGCTCTGCAAGAATCCCCGCTGTCACTGCAACCGCAGTGGTAA
- the ccoG gene encoding cytochrome c oxidase accessory protein CcoG, which produces MSQDKIDVKDVTPKVFNPKTHKGQGGDRFNPSNRIYVRESKGTYQKLRRYGGWFLLLLFGLVPWISYGDRQAILLDIGNQQFNFFGTTLYPQDLTLLALLFMIAAFGLFFITTFLGRVWCGYLCPQTVWTFMYIWFEEKLEGNANKRRKQDNSPMTAELVARKALKHLAWFAIALVTGFTFVGYFVPVRELVIDFFTFNSTFWPVFWVMFFAICTYGNAGWMRSIMCIHMCPYARFQSAMFDKDTFIVGYDAARGEQRGPRSRKADPKELGLGDCIDCDLCVQVCPTGIDIRDGLQYECINCGACIDACDNTMERMGYEKGLINYTTEHRLSGKHTKVLRPKLLGYGAVLLVMIGLFFVQVASVDPAGLSVLRDRTQLFRTNSSGEIENTYNLKVINKTQQPQTYQLSVKGLDQVSWYGKQTIVVQPGEVLNLPMSLGVKPENLSSAVMTIQFILHDESHQFTLEVESRFIQKL; this is translated from the coding sequence ATGAGTCAGGATAAAATCGATGTCAAAGATGTGACTCCTAAAGTGTTCAACCCCAAGACCCACAAAGGCCAGGGCGGAGATCGCTTTAACCCAAGCAATCGCATCTATGTTCGTGAAAGTAAAGGTACTTATCAGAAATTACGCCGTTATGGTGGCTGGTTTCTGCTGCTCCTGTTTGGGTTAGTGCCATGGATTTCTTATGGTGATCGACAAGCCATCTTACTTGATATCGGAAATCAACAATTTAACTTCTTTGGTACCACTCTCTACCCGCAAGATCTCACTCTGCTCGCGCTACTGTTTATGATCGCCGCCTTCGGCCTGTTCTTTATCACCACCTTCTTAGGCCGAGTCTGGTGTGGTTATCTCTGCCCGCAAACCGTATGGACGTTTATGTACATCTGGTTTGAAGAGAAACTGGAAGGCAATGCCAACAAAAGACGCAAACAAGACAACAGCCCAATGACGGCAGAACTTGTTGCACGTAAAGCCCTTAAACATCTGGCTTGGTTTGCGATTGCGCTAGTCACTGGATTTACCTTCGTGGGCTATTTTGTCCCCGTCCGCGAACTCGTCATTGATTTCTTCACTTTTAACTCCACCTTTTGGCCAGTGTTTTGGGTGATGTTTTTTGCCATTTGTACTTACGGGAATGCCGGCTGGATGCGCTCGATCATGTGTATCCACATGTGCCCATATGCACGTTTTCAATCTGCCATGTTCGATAAAGATACGTTTATCGTAGGGTACGATGCCGCACGTGGTGAACAACGCGGCCCACGCTCTCGTAAAGCCGATCCTAAAGAACTCGGGTTAGGTGACTGTATTGACTGTGATCTCTGCGTGCAAGTGTGTCCAACCGGTATCGATATTCGTGATGGTCTACAGTACGAGTGCATCAACTGTGGTGCCTGTATTGATGCTTGTGACAACACCATGGAACGTATGGGCTACGAAAAAGGACTCATTAACTACACCACCGAGCATCGCCTTTCAGGCAAGCACACTAAAGTATTGCGCCCGAAACTGCTTGGCTACGGTGCTGTACTGCTGGTCATGATTGGTTTGTTCTTTGTCCAAGTAGCCTCGGTTGACCCTGCCGGGCTCTCAGTATTACGTGATCGTACCCAGTTGTTTAGAACCAACAGCTCCGGTGAAATTGAAAACACTTACAACTTAAAAGTGATCAACAAAACCCAGCAACCACAAACCTATCAACTCTCGGTAAAAGGATTGGATCAGGTCTCTTGGTATGGTAAGCAAACCATCGTCGTTCAACCCGGAGAAGTGCTCAATCTCCCGATGAGCCTTGGTGTCAAACCCGAAAATCTTAGCTCTGCGGTAATGACAATTCAGTTTATACTGCATGACGAAAGCCACCAATTTACCCTGGAAGTCGAGAGCCGATTTATTCAAAAGCTCTGA
- a CDS encoding YihD family protein gives MKCHRVEELLQLLEPEWHKDSELNLIQFLLKLAQEAGYQGALEDLTDDVLIYHLKMRNSAKDEVIPGLKKDYEDDFKTAILRARGVIK, from the coding sequence ATGAAATGTCATCGCGTAGAAGAACTGCTACAACTACTTGAGCCCGAGTGGCACAAAGATTCCGAGCTTAATCTGATTCAATTTCTTCTGAAGCTGGCTCAAGAAGCGGGTTATCAAGGTGCACTGGAAGATCTCACCGACGATGTGCTGATCTACCATCTGAAAATGCGCAATAGCGCCAAAGATGAAGTGATTCCCGGGCTCAAAAAGGATTATGAAGATGATTTCAAAACGGCGATTTTACGCGCCCGTGGCGTAATCAAATAA